The Phocoenobacter uteri genomic sequence CCCTTCTCGTACTTCTTTATTCAAGCCGGTTTCTTTGAGTTCTTTAAATCGGGTTGTGAGTGAAACGGTGAAAATTATGCAGGATAAGGGTATGGAGATTGATCACTTTACTATTCACGATTTAAGGCGAACCGCCTCTACTCTGCTCCACGAAAAAGGCTTTAATTCTGATTGGATTGAGAAGGCATTAGCCCACGAGCAGAAGGGGGTGAGGGCGGTTTATAATAAAGCGGAGTATGCAGAACAACGACGGGAGATGATGCAGAAATGGGCGGATATGGTAGATTGTTGGATTAGGGGGCAATCTGTTTAAAAATAATCTGATAAAATCATTGATTTATGTGTATGCGTGTGTATAATAATTATTGATTAAGACAAGGAGGAAGCATGCACTCAAGAGACTTAATCAAAGAGCTTAAAGCTATCGGTTGTTATCAAATCAGGAGTGGAAAAGGAGATCACCATATTTGGTATAGTCCAAAGACAGGTAAAAAATTTCCAATTACGCATCCTGTTAAAGATATTCCAATCGGTACTTTAAGATCAATCAAAAAATCGGCAGGGCTTTTATAGCTCTGCCGAGCTTAAAGCGGAGGTTATATGCTATTTACAATCGGTGTTGAAACACCACAAGATGAAAATACAGCGTTTGGAATGGTTGTGCCAGCACTTTGTAATGATGAATATAGTTGTTTTAGTGCGGCGGATAGTGAAGGAGAGATTATCCCACAAGTAACAGACGCCATTCATACAATGCTTGAATTAATGATTGATGAAGAATTTGATATTTTGTCAATTAAAGATAAAGGGTTCAGATTTTATAAAACCTTAGAAGATTATGATTATTGTGATACTTGGTTATTAATTGATATTGATTTAACCGC encodes the following:
- a CDS encoding type II toxin-antitoxin system HicA family toxin → MHSRDLIKELKAIGCYQIRSGKGDHHIWYSPKTGKKFPITHPVKDIPIGTLRSIKKSAGLL
- a CDS encoding type II toxin-antitoxin system HicB family antitoxin, whose amino-acid sequence is MLFTIGVETPQDENTAFGMVVPALCNDEYSCFSAADSEGEIIPQVTDAIHTMLELMIDEEFDILSIKDKGFRFYKTLEDYDYCDTWLLIDIDLTA